A stretch of DNA from Triticum dicoccoides isolate Atlit2015 ecotype Zavitan chromosome 2A, WEW_v2.0, whole genome shotgun sequence:
CTGATTTCTAGGTCCTTTTATACTGGGATTAGTATCCATTTGCTGATGGATGATGGAAGTTTGGGTCCAGAGAAAGTGGTCCATGGATATCCAGATGGTGCAAAAATTAATTTTGTAACATGGTACTTTTATTCCGAACACTCTTCAGTGTGTCTCTTTGTAGTATACAGCCGGATTATGTTGTGCTGTCCCTTTTTCTCAACTACTTCCTCTTGTATCTTTCTGAATTTCAGGTCACCAGATGGTCAGAATGTGGCCTTCACTGTGCGTTATGAAGATGAGGTCATTAGCTGATGCTTTGGATATGAAATGGGAGCACCCTTTGAGGGGATATCAGGTTGCTGATTATGTTCTCTATTTGGTGCATTTCATGACTTGTGTAGGTGGGCAGTGACAGCAATTTAGCATTGTGGGTTGCTAATGCAGAATCTGGAGAAGCTCGGCCACTTTTCAGACAAACAGACATAAGACTGAATGCTATTTTTGAGCTGTGAGTGCCTTTTGGGTTTTTTCAGGTGAACCGTCTTTCTGTTATTTGTTTCTCTCAGAAACTAACACTCATCTTATACAGATTTGTGTGGGTGGATCATTCTACCCTGTTGGTCTGCACTATTCCTTCATCACGTGGTGATTCTCCGAAGAAGCCATTGGTTCCTTTTGGTCCAAGGATTCGCTCCAATGAGCAGAACAATGTCATCCAGATGAGAGCCACAAAAGAAATGCTGAAAGATTTGCATGAGGAAGAATTGTTCGATTACTATGCAACCTCTCAGTTAGTACTGGTTTCGTTGGATGGGATAGTGAAACCAGTAGCTTCCCCTGCTATATATACTTTCCTTAATCCTTCACCAGATGAAAAGTACTTGATGCTCACCTGTGTTCACAAGCCATATTCTTCTATAGTCTCGTATAAAAGGTTTCCCAAGAAGGTTGAGTTGTGGACAGTTCATGGTAGATTTGTCCGCGAACTTTGTGATCTACCCCTTGCTGAAAATATTCCAATTGCAGCCAACAGCGTCCGTAGGGGAAAACGTTTAATCAGGTGGAGGCCTGACATGCCTTCTACCTTATATTGGTGAGTCACAAAGGCTTAGTCTTTTAATTCATGATGCACAAATGCAGTTTGTGTTAAAAAATGATACTATGTTCAGTTCTGATAAGCAAATACGTAAACTCATTCCTGTGGTATTTTTAGTTCCAGTGAAGTATGCCTCTTTGTCGCACTTGGTGGTTATGTCTTTGCTTATTTATGCAGTTGTCTTATTCTTATAGACCGTCCAAATTTGTCGCTTACATTATTTATGCACTTGATAAAATTCTTCTAAGCTCAGGGATGAAATTAGTTACTTCTAGGTTTGGTTTACTAGTCAGAAGTTACCTGCGATAGCCAACCTCAAATTAGTTAGGAATTAGGAAGAGAGTAAAACATTTGTGAACAACATTTTGCCTTCCGACCTCAATCATGGCCTAATTGTATGTGATGTGGTTTCTTTTTGTAGAAAGGCAATCACTATACTAATGATAATCCCTGATTCATTAGTTGTTTACACCACACATGTAGACACGCATGCTTAACTATAACAGAGGACCAGTGTTATGTTCTTAAATCACATCTGATATTTTCCAAGGGTGGAGGCACAAGATGGAGGAGATGCAAACGTTGAAGTCGCACCACGTGATATAGTTTACATGGAACCTGCTGAGCCTTTAAATGGCGAGAAACCTCATGCCCTTAAACTTGACCTTCGGTATAGGTATTGAACTACTGCAGGGATAACACTTTCTTCTCATGATGTTACAATTGAAACACTACTTTAGCTTCATGGAGATAGATTTTAATTTTGGCATTGAAACTGTAGCTTGTAAAAAAAATCTTAGCCTAGTTGTTTTTGACCTTGCACTTAAAATACTCACACATACTTTCTCCAGCTGCCCATGTCTATGATGCTAGACTACAACTCATGTTTTTGTCAAATCTGCAGAAGGATCTCTTGGTGCTATGGATTGCATGCACTGGTATATGAATATTGGCACAAGACACGCAGAACAAGAACATGGGTCATCTCCCCTGATTGCAATGATCTTAGCCCACGATTATTATTTGATAGATCTTCTGAAGATGCTTACTCAAGTCCAGGCTCTCCAATGATGTGCAGAACTCCCGCAGGCACCCTTGCCATTGCAAAAATTAAGACAAACTATGAAGGGACCTATATCCTAATGAAGGGACAGGGTGCCACACCAAAAGGAGGCATCCCTTTTCTTGATCTCTTAAACATGTATGCTGATCTCTTTCAATCATTTCTGCTCACCACTATTGTGATGGTTTCCCCTGTTGTGATTATTTGAATCTGTTAACATAACATGGAGCTCAACTTGCTTTTTTACAGAACTACGGGAGCGAAAGAGCGGATATGGGAAAGTGGTGTAGACAAGTACTATGAATCTGTTCTTGCACTGATGTCATACCATCCTAAATGTGAAATCCAGCTAAATGAACTAAAATTTCTCATATCGAAGGAGTCGAGAAGCGAAGCTGCCCAATATTATGTTAGTATCTGGCCTGATAAGAAGCAAGTCCAGATTACAAGTTATCCCCATCCATATCCTCAGCTGGCATCATTGCAGAGAGAAATAATCAGATACGAGCGAGATGATGGTGTTAAACTTACTGCTACATTGTATCTGCCTCCAGGCTATAATCCATCGAAAGATGGGCCTCTTGCATGCTTGATTTGGTCTTATCCTGGAGACTTTAAAAGCAGAGAGGCTGCTGGACAAGTCCGTCGTTCACCCAATAAATTTGCACGCATTAACAACAGTTTTCCTCTTCTTTGGTTATCTAGAGGGTACTATCTTCTTCTTACTTCATTTTTTGATGCATAATTTTTGCAATTTAATACCCTGTCATTTGGAAAATATAATTTTATTTATCTTTATGCCGCATCTTATCTTACAGGTTTGCTGTTTTGGCTGACCCGACAATCCCTATAATTGGTGAAGGAGACGAGGAGGCGAATGACAGGTGGTGTTCTACCTATTCAGCTATTTTTTTTATTCACTTTTCTGTCCTTTAACTTCTAGGGCTGCTACTTCATAGAAAGAGTGTACTCACATACTGCTACATTAAACACATAGTCATCGAGTTGAAATAGACCCTATTGTCGTCATGAGATAACTAGATATGATGCTCACTTAGACGGGTGATTTATTGCTTTTCTAGGTACATAGAGCAGCTGATTGCTAGTGCGGAAGCAGCGGTAAATGAAATTGTAAGAAGAGGGGTGAGATTGTCTCTTACTTTGTTTTATGCAGATAGTTTCAGATTTGCATGCCCATCTTCATGCGTTTATGTTTCCCTGTACTTGCTTCTTACCCTTCTTTTGGATTAGTCATGCTTTGAGGTTAAGCACCTAAGCACTGGAAAAAGGGAACACATTCATAAAACCTCAAATCTGTATAATCCAGTCATGCACAGTGTAATTCAACGCATTACTCTCGAGACCTTTGATTATATAAATTTGTCCTGTTCTTCAGGTTGCTCACCCTGACAAAATTGCTGTGGGCGGTCATTCATATGGTGCATTTATGACTGCTAACCTCTTGGCACATGCACCTCATCTTTTCTGCTGCGGAATCGCTCGCTCTGGAGCCTACAACAGGACACTGACTCCATTTGGCTTTCAGGTTCAGCTCTGCCTATTCATTTAAGGAAGGAACATAACTCAAACGTTGTGTCACCTGTCCCAGGTGGACTCCCTCTAGACACGACTGCACAACACGCTTTCAGGTGGACTTGTCTCTGTTGATTTCTCCATATCTTTTGCTTGCAGAAAGAGGTGAGGACGCTCTGGGAAGCTGCCGATACCTATATTAAGATGAGCCCCTTCATGATAGCTAACAAAATCAAGAAACCAATTCTACTGATACATGGAGAAGAAGACAGCAAAGTTACAACAGCAATGCAGGTAGCAACAGTAGCTTCAGGGGTATTATGGGTTCTGAATGCTTTTTTTTGTCCTACAGTTGTAGTTACTACTATCTAGGACTGAAATATTGCGATACTTTTGCAGTCAAGTCAATTTTATGATGCTTTGAAAGGGCATGGGGTGCCATGCCGTCTTGTAATTCTCCCATTCGAGGGGCACCGATATGCTGCAAGGGAAAGCGTTATGCATGTAATTTGGGAGACTGATAGGTGGCTGCAGAAATATTGTGCAAGTAATTCTAGCAATACCCTGATTATCAAATCCAGTGGTGAGTGGTGAGACAACACAATCACATGTTGATGGTGCACCAGCATGTGAAGCTTTAACGTTGAACTTCACCAAGATATCTAGTCTGGTAAGGCTTTCTGTGCAATTGAGTTATCCTTATGTGATACTGCAACTAGTATATAGCTGAATCATTAGATATCTTAATTTTGGTGCTTCTTAATTCTTTagtatagccggtcccaagcccgggtaaaggaggagggttgtgataggcagcgagccaacgtaaaaactcagccactcttatggagatgaaacccaaaagattttcgttggggcataACCCTCTCAGCAACGCGCCACATCGACCCGGGTGTGGTggcaaatgggcaagggccgggccgtcaccccccaggtggcgcgccgtatctttccGGATACGGTggctgccagagccatgagttggttgcgagatcttatgggtttcacctctagcctaccccaacttgtttgggactaaaggctttgttgttgttgttgtgactGGTGGGATAGgagtgtttttttttccttttgtgaGGGACGAGTTTTTTTCCCCCAAGTATATGTTTATATATCACGACACACTTTTTTTTTCTATCTGAGTTGCTGAGCTTGAGACTCAAATACACTTTAACTAGTGATTCCCTACTAAATTTGATCTGACATTCTTGTTTATTCTTAACTCATGAATTTGATGGCATGTTTCTTTGCAGAGCAAGCTGATACTAATGGCCTTGGATCATATCGGTGTAGGAAACTTTAAAGATAACTCACAATGATATTGATGTGTTTCCATGTGCACACAGAATAGTATCACTTCATTCACTGCTCTGTTTCCATATCATTCTTGACTCTTGTAACGCGAGACTCGGTAATCATATTCATACATGCCAATAAACACCATTGCTATATATGTACTTGTTGTCTGCTTCTCAAGTTGATATCTTCTTTGGAGTTCCTTTCTTGAATGTCACGGCATCATATCAAAGTGTTATATTATGAAGCTTTGCTATTACAGAAATTTAAGGCCTGAAGACACCAACACTACAATTCCAATTATGATGAAGCATAACGAGGGTAAAATTCGATCCCATCCTGTTAACCAATGGTGCTTCAGTGAGGTCATTATGTTCGTTCCCAAACTCATTCTGCACATATGCTCTGTATCTGAGGCACGAATCGATGCGATTCAAACCTCTTTTTACTGGTAAAATTGCAAAACAGTGAACAGTTGTAAGGTTCTATACGATGGGTATCTTGAATTAAGCATAACCATATCAGAAATCGCAAAAGGAATCAGAGAAATTGCTTCAGTAAACTGATGTTGTCTATAGAATAATATGTCCTCACCTTACCACCAGCGTATCTTGTTTGCTTTGGGTAGATGCTTGGTGTTTCTGTTACATATTCCATTCAGATTAAATTGCTCCTATTGGCCTTCACAAAGTCCTCTCTTCACACCACATAAGATGATAAGGGTACTAGCAAAGAAATCCTCTAAAAACATGGAAGGAAAAATAAATGTCGCAAAATGGGGTTTAACATCTGAAGTTATTTTATTCTTTTGACTTCCTTCGACAGTGAAAGCTTAAAGTGAATGTGTCTCATCTCTAACTGATTGCACTCAATTGTATTTTATTGTTAGGGCTGAAATAAACTTGGAAGCACTGAACATTTTCTTACTTGACAGTCCTCTACAAAAAAAAGACTCGTTATTATACTGGGTGAGTGATACTATTGTTGGATATATAACAAAACAAAGCAACGGGAAGGTCAATTATATGGTCCCCATCATATGTAAATAGTTATAAACAGATACAAAGACTATTCTACCATGTGAGCTTCTATTGATGATGCCTAGCAAATAAAACTTTTTTGTTGGCTTTGTGATTGTGATATACCCAGGTTTCAATCAAACAAGATCATCTTGGATAACATCATAGACTAAGTCAGGTCTAGCTTCATCATATGCACAAGGACATGATTTGGTCCTCAACATTAGGTAGAACAGGACAACATACTTTGATCTAACCACAACTAGCGTCAATCATCAGGCCAACATTTCCTTGTTGTAAATGACAATTTTTTAAATCAGATTAAAACTTTGGATGTAGTCTTATTAATGACGCTTCTTTTTGGCATtcaagaaatatgacatgattTATTTATTATCGAAGAAAACCACGGGGCCAGGGCTATGTCCATTCATTAAAGAAAGTAAAATAATGTAAATTATATTTGGACACATTAACGGATCAATTTATAGAAGAGAATTTTGGATAATAAACTCTATCCACTTTGACAATACTACCATGCTGATTCAGAAGGCTAGCTAGGAGCCTAGGTAGGAGGATTGCTTCATCTGTGCTCAGATCAAAGAAGTGACATAGATGCTGACCAAAGCAACTGTGAGCACAAAGTAGTTCAGTATTACCTTGCTGGCAATATTATTCTGCACTGAACTTTGACTCTTTAACCTGCAATTCAAGTTTCATTCACCACTTCATTTTGAATTTTGTAGAGGAAAATTCATCAGTATACTTGCATAGGTGTATCACTATGGGTCAATTATTATTTTTAAGAGATTGTGTGGATGAACACACCACATGCACGTCGCACTCATGACATAAACGTACGTACACGCGTGCGCGTGCACTACACGCGCTATATTTGCAGGGGCAAGATTTTTTGATAGCATTTTAATGTAGGTCGTCATTGTCAGGGAATCAAATCCAAGCACACATTTTTAGACCATGTACAACCACATCAATTTTTTTGCAGGAGAAAAGACAAATGGTGGTCTGAATTCTTGGAGACGTCAGAAACATCTCTGTGTCATAGTCTTGCAAGACTTGTGCAGGCCACAAGCCTCTCCATCTGTTCTGTCCATACAAGCAACACCCATACCATTCTGGTACGTttccttacaacttggtgagtgtaGAATTTTATCAGGTCACAGCAGAAGGCTAAACAGTAACTGTCATAGCCTCATCTAGCTCAGGGCTCTGTATGTTGCCCTTATCTTGTTCTCCAGAATACAATGCCTTCATCTGAGCTAGAGCTGTCCACGCACCCCATTCATCGCCGAAAGTCACACTGACCGGCTCTGATCGATACAGAATATTTGCTTCTGTTTCGTTCCTTTCGTCTAAAGGCTCCATTCGGGGTGTTTTCAGTCAGGGGGTGCGAGCGAACGGCTGTGACGATGTCTGGGAGAAATATCGGAATGATTGGCCCATTTCGTGTGTGTGGGCAAAGTCAACAATCCTAAATGGTTCTCATGGGCACCTTTAGTACCTGTCTTTTTTGGGTGCCTTCCAATGATTCCCAAAGGCCAAGAAGGCAGGCTAGGCCTAGGAGCAACCACTTGCACATCCGATGGCTGTTACTGTCTTACAGTGGCAAGCAAAAGGAGAGGCGGCGAGAAGACGGGGAAACGCAGCAGCAAGCAAGCGACCGAGAAAGCAACCGTAGGCCGGTAGGTGCTGGAATTCAGAAAGCTCCAGGGGCACGCAAATTTCACCCCGAGTAGTCGCGTTTTCGCCTCGATTTGTAGCCTCCTGTTTGATTCAGACCAATCACTGCCATTATAAAAGGTACTAGATCATAGTTTGGTACCTCGCTTGACTATTGTGGTATGAGATTGTTTTTTGCCAAATCAGCGACTCACAGCCAGCCAGGGTAGTTACCAGTTGCCTTCACCGGCACTGTATTATTATTAGCCTGAAGCTGAGGCATTTCGACGTCTTCTGTCACTAAATCTATTGTGCACTGTTAATTCATTCACAGGTGTCCTTAGTAGTTTGGTATTTCCTGAAATTTGAATACCCATACCAGGTTGATGTGGTAGAGTTATGAATTCCTTTTGGGTTTGGCGTTTACAGTCGCATCAGGGTTATTTTCTCAGAACTGAGTGAGAAATAAGCTTATTTGTTGTAAACAGCTAAGAGATGGCCAGTACATCAAACTTAATAGGATCTGAGTGATTCTAAaagaataaaagagagaagatcAGATTGATTTCAGAACTTCAGATATGTGAGCATATACGTGCTGAGAGCAAAATCACTTGGGTGCTATCTTGTCAGAGGAAAAGGAACAATTCTTTTTTGCATTTATTTACTATATATGTGCTGCGCACTGCAAATTCCAATTCATTCCTTCAGTAAAAAGAAACATTTCCACTTACAGGAACCGAGATTTCCCCGCGCCGATGTACCCAACATGGTGCCAGTTTGACATTCTATAATTGACGTCGATACCAGATCAAAGATTTGTTTTAAAAACAAACGGTGCCGAATTAGATCGATGTGGCTAGCGAGCACCTTTGGCAAAGTCCAAGCTCTCACTATAGACGTAGATCACGCCGCACTGCAGTCCTTCCAGGTGGCAAGGGTGTGTCGCCATATATTCTGGCTGTTCATGCTGCCGCGTGCAATCACATAATTAGATCCTTGTGAAGTACAGTGACGCATATATTCAGCCGGGCAGCTTTACGGCAGCAGGAAGCGTAGAAAAAAGGTGAGTTTTGCTGCATATTTGTACTGTAACTTGAACAGTTTTGTGTTCCATATTTTGGCGATCACTCTTTTTGGAGGAGTAGTAGTGTAGGGCTGCTGTGCAGTCTGGGGTTTGGTCCACTTTAATACTGCTGGTCCTGTCGGCACTAGAGATTCCCAATGTCACCATGATCCTAATTATGGCGACATTGTCATCGTGTGTAACCTTTTTAGTAGTAGGACGGCATGAACTTGCCTTGTTTCCCAGCAATGTGCATTCCTGTAATTGATGCATTTGGAATGTACTTAAGAATCAATCCATCAACTAAATTGTTCCTTCGGGATGATTGATTTCATATGGAAACAATAAGAAAAAAAAGTTAGCATCAGCTCGCTTTTTCACTTGGGTGTGTAGGACTCCCTTTTTGTTGCGTAGTAGATTTCCTTTTTTGCATAGGAGACAATTTTGGAAATCCACAATGGTTAAGATTATAGAGTATAAGATAACACAACATCGTTGAAAAGGTCCACGTTTAGTGCGCATAAAAAGAAGCAACCTAAACATATAGGGGCTATCAAAGCAACATAAATAAGACAAGTTCTGCAATCCATTTAAATTGatatttcagagcaggaagaacacATAAATATGCCAAAGATATCTTATCTATCTTTGGAATATTTAtgtgttcttcttgctctgaattccatgcaaaaataaataaaaaatctaaAACCTGTGAAAAGAGTTACAAGCAGAAACTTTTTACGAGCTAGACAGCTCGAAGCTATAGGGTGCTCCGATCGAATCGGTAGCAACCTGCCTACAGTACGGAGCAATAGTATTTTTTGTAAAGGAAGTGTCTATACGTAACATGCCATGGTGCCACCAACCCTAGGGCGGGCTACCTAGCTGGATCTCTTCTCGATGAATGACGACACTGTGAACTCATAAGGTGCAAAGGGCCTGCTGGGGCTACCTGGCATCATGGAAGCATACATGCATAGTTGCCAATGGCATTTTGGAAGATATAACAAGGTTCGGCTATGAGTTGTAGCAGCCACTGAGACACTGACAATGTGGAACTATTTTTATGAGGCCCACCTGTCAGTCGGAAATAAGATCGAACCGGCGCGTTTTTGTTACCGATACTTTTAAAtagttgcgtgagatccacgaattcATATCTGGCAGTATTTTTGTCGTAAGTAAAGAGTGTCCCACACGATACCGCCAATAATCCCTTCCGTGTATAGTTGTCCAACATGTGCATCCGATGTATTATATAGTGCATAACACAAAAGTCGGCACACAAAGCTAGGTCATAATGTGTTGTATGATCCGATGCATTGTATTATCATTTATAAAATCTCTTGTTATATTATCATCCATAGAAGTCAACGTCGAACTATTCTCATGCAACCTGCCTGTCATTTGATATTTTCTTTAGACGGGTATCAAAAAACAAGTTGTATGATTCGATGACCTAGTTTTGGAGTACTACATTCAATCGTATTGTATAGTGCGTAATATATAGGCGGAAACCAGTAAAACAAGGACCCAGCCCTTTCGGGGTGGGGGCTTCTGCAAAAATGGCTCAAGCTTAATTCACCCCACCAAAATAGCGATGGGAAAAAGCCCCTAAAAACTACTCCCTCTTATTCAAAGTTGCGACACTTTTTTCCGATCAGAGGGAGTACATTGTTGTTCTTTACAGGTTTGCCCTTTTGTCGTGTGAGCTTATTGCCTTATCTACCTATTCAAAGTCTATAATGCCACTGTACTGGAATAGATGACGAACTTGTGTCAGGTTGTCAAATATGAGACATTATACTACAAATGCCTTCAGATTCTTATTCATATTTCACCATAAAGTTGCTTAttcaattttaattgtaggtttggAGCCTGCCACATCTTGCTGATCTTTTTAATAAGAGAGCTTCATTGAGACAAGGGACAGACCCAGTTGAGCATATATCCAtaaaagggcagccccagtgcatgtagctcccgcttgcgtagGGTCTggagaagggtccgaccactttgggtctattgtacgcagtctttccctacatttctgcaagaggctgtttccaggacttgaacccgtgacctcatggtcacaaggcagcagatttaccactgcgccaaggctccccttcagttGAGCATATATCCATATCGACACTAAATGTACTATattttgctttagctcaagtctaccCATCAAAACTTGGTAGAATAATGAGATTCCACCTTTTTTGTTTACTCTTTGACAAATCATTCTGTCAAAAAAAATTTGGTGAAGGTTTTCTTGCCCATAATTTGATATACAGCAATGTTGACAGTAAAATATGAACTGGGGTAGATAAATTGAAAAATGCATGTTAAGCACCAATCCAACACAAGGTCCAAACTTGCGATGATAACCAATGACCATTTAGCATATGCGAGGTCTTGCACTAGGGCATCGAGATATATATAAGAAAAGAGTATAAGCTGGAGCAATAAACTTTGTAAAAGCAGGGGCAATGGGGCACGCACGTATCCTTTGCTAGACATCAGAGGTCAGAGAACGAGCTTTATATATTCCAGTGTGAACAGGAGAGATATTCTCTCTTTCCAGTCACTAATCTCTTTAGACGACTTTGAAAGTAGCACGCATGCATAGCTCCAATACGGGCCCTTAAACGACATGCAAAAGTTTAGACCGAGCTGTCTGGATGCACTTTGTCATCCAATGCAAATATGTACTCcatccgtttcaaattactcgttgtagaaatggatgtatctagatgtattttagttctagatacattcatttctactacgagtaatttagaacggagggagtatttgtttgcAGACACGTCCATTTGTTTGTTTCCTCGCAAACCAAAAGCAAACTTGGTGTGAGCCCAGATATACACATGACGGACCAGAAATCTCTCCCTGCTAGCTAGCTGAAATGGTGGAAggtgtactagctagctagctcaaaTGGTGGAAAGGAGACTTGTGTGAGATCTCACATTGGGTGAGATTAATTTTTGCTCCCGTCACAGTCAGTCTCGTTGATTAAATTTATGATTAAATTTAGATCTCGAAAAACGCGGACGCACTACATTGTGGTATGAAGGGGGTATAGGGTTGGATAGCTGAATCTCATATCGTGTTCGTAGATCACGTCCGGACATAGTCCATGGACAAAAGGTGTTTACGTTTTTGGGATAGCGTTGGAGATGCCTTTACCCTTAATACTTTGGTTGCGTACGTGAACAAAACCGAACAAAAAGGCGGAAATTCCCAAAGGCTCAGATAAGACTGTGCAGAGGTAAATCGATCCGTGTCGATAGGACGAAGACAAGACAAGGCCGTAATTTTGGAGCCCATCGAATTGGACGAACAGATTCTAGGTTTTGGCACGGATGGATCGAGCATCGGGGAGGTTTCGTCTCCCTTGTTACCACCACCTATGCAGAAGAATCAACAAGTGCCCGTGCGGATCACTCCTAAATCTTAATCTTTGTGTGTCGGGTTGGCCACGCATCCGTATCCATCCCACACGTACGCGCCCACCGTCGCTGTCGCGGCGAAGGTGCGTGTGCGTGTGGTGCGCGTGCCCGCGCGTGCCCACCACGCACGGATTCGCCACGTCGAGCCTCGCACGCCACATGCGCGCGCACAAGTCAGCTGGGGAGAATCGCATCGAGGCGATCCGGACGGGAGCGGCGGGGAGGGAGGGAGAACACTTTGCATGGAGGTGTTGCCTTGCACGCCAGAGCTAGCGAGCTGCAGCTACTGGTCGCCGGCCGATCGGTCGTTCTGAATGTTCCTATTCCTGCATGCTGATATTTTCTTCGGTTAATTTGTTCTTTTGTCTGAAACCTGGTTAATTTGTTGTGTGCACGTCTTGATCTCTCTCGCTAGCTAGGCAGCTAGCCGTACCTGCAACTCTTTACTGTTGTGTGTTCGTGTGTGCAACACACTCTCGTTTCCGCCAGGAGTCTCCGCGCCCACGCCGGATCGAATCTTagcgtcggcgacggcgaccgccgCCTCCATTCCATGGCCGGCGACGCCGATGATGGCGGCTGCCACGTCAGCCAAACCACGGGGAGCTAGAATTGACGGAGAAAACGTGAGATGTGACAGTTTTTTAGCTGCTATAAACACCACGTTTTCGTAGTCCTGTGTTAAAaggctaaaatgttcgggttgccgCACAAATGACCCCCTCCTCCCCCCCTAAAAAAATATATCAGCCAAGGCTGCTTTTCATGCCCTCCCCTAATCCTAGGTCTCTAGAGCAAACTTTCCGCTCCAAACTTCACCAGTGAACCCGTGGATTCGCCTCTCCCCTGCTTGCCGTTTCGGTGGCCGACAACGAGGAGGAGAATTTCGGTGCCTCCGCTCTGGTTAATAGTTTAGATTAGGGTTTTTTAGTCTTAGCAGGTGCGACGCT
This window harbors:
- the LOC119353187 gene encoding probable glutamyl endopeptidase, chloroplastic isoform X2, which gives rise to MPPRRLGPRLCFACANTTAASSSSTPSRRRLRLRIPPYQGHAKPIGFSATAMCAAGSLPGPVAQDDDAVSGYRLPPKEIQEIVDVPPNPSYHLSPRRDRIMFLKRRAMPPLSELAKPDKILAGIRIDSSSNMRSRMSFYTGISIHLLMDDGSLGPEKVVHGYPDGAKINFVTWSPDGQNVAFTVRYEDEVGSDSNLALWVANAESGEARPLFRQTDIRLNAIFELFVWVDHSTLLVCTIPSSRGDSPKKPLVPFGPRIRSNEQNNVIQMRATKEMLKDLHEEELFDYYATSQLVLVSLDGIVKPVASPAIYTFLNPSPDEKYLMLTCVHKPYSSIVSYKRFPKKVELWTVHGRFVRELCDLPLAENIPIAANSVRRGKRLIRWRPDMPSTLYWVEAQDGGDANVEVAPRDIVYMEPAEPLNGEKPHALKLDLRYRRISWCYGLHALVYEYWHKTRRTRTWVISPDCNDLSPRLLFDRSSEDAYSSPGSPMMCRTPAGTLAIAKIKTNYEGTYILMKGQGATPKGGIPFLDLLNITTGAKERIWESGVDKYYESVLALMSYHPKCEIQLNELKFLISKESRSEAAQYYVSIWPDKKQVQITSYPHPYPQLASLQREIIRYERDDGVKLTATLYLPPGYNPSKDGPLACLIWSYPGDFKSREAAGQVRRSPNKFARINNSFPLLWLSRGFAVLADPTIPIIGEGDEEANDRLLTLTKLLWAVIHMVHL
- the LOC119353187 gene encoding probable glutamyl endopeptidase, chloroplastic isoform X1; amino-acid sequence: MIRLPAVSGYRLPPKEIQEIVDVPPNPSYHLSPRRDRIMFLKRRAMPPLSELAKPDKILAGIRIDSSSNMRSRMSFYTGISIHLLMDDGSLGPEKVVHGYPDGAKINFVTWSPDGQNVAFTVRYEDEVGSDSNLALWVANAESGEARPLFRQTDIRLNAIFELFVWVDHSTLLVCTIPSSRGDSPKKPLVPFGPRIRSNEQNNVIQMRATKEMLKDLHEEELFDYYATSQLVLVSLDGIVKPVASPAIYTFLNPSPDEKYLMLTCVHKPYSSIVSYKRFPKKVELWTVHGRFVRELCDLPLAENIPIAANSVRRGKRLIRWRPDMPSTLYWVEAQDGGDANVEVAPRDIVYMEPAEPLNGEKPHALKLDLRYRRISWCYGLHALVYEYWHKTRRTRTWVISPDCNDLSPRLLFDRSSEDAYSSPGSPMMCRTPAGTLAIAKIKTNYEGTYILMKGQGATPKGGIPFLDLLNITTGAKERIWESGVDKYYESVLALMSYHPKCEIQLNELKFLISKESRSEAAQYYVSIWPDKKQVQITSYPHPYPQLASLQREIIRYERDDGVKLTATLYLPPGYNPSKDGPLACLIWSYPGDFKSREAAGQVRRSPNKFARINNSFPLLWLSRGFAVLADPTIPIIGEGDEEANDRYIEQLIASAEAAVNEIVRRGVAHPDKIAVGGHSYGAFMTANLLAHAPHLFCCGIARSGAYNRTLTPFGFQKEVRTLWEAADTYIKMSPFMIANKIKKPILLIHGEEDSKVTTAMQSSQFYDALKGHGVPCRLVILPFEGHRYAARESVMHVIWETDRWLQKYCASNSSNTLIIKSSGEW